GCGTGCCGATATCCGGGCGGGTAACGTCTCGGTCCGTCGCCTCGCCGTCGATATCGTAGGGATACTCGCCGGTGACACAGCCGAGACAGAGGTCAGCCCGGCTCTTGTCCAGCGTTTCCGCGATGGCATCGATAGAGAGATACGACAGCGAGTCCGCCTCGATTTCGTCGCGAATCTCGTCGACGGACTGGTTCCCGGCGATGAGTTCATCGCGGGAGGCCATGTCGATGCCCATGTAGCACGGGGCGACGATGGGCGGCGCGCCGATACGGACGTGGACCTCCTCGGCCCCGGCGTCTTTCAACAACTGAATCAGTTGCGTCGAGGTGGTCCCGCGGACGATAGAGTCGTCGATGATGGTGACGCTTTTCCCCTCGATGGTCGATTTGATGGGGTTGAGTTTCAACCGGACGGCCCGTTCGCGCTCGTCCTGAGTCGGCATGATGAACGTCCGGCCGACGTACCGGTTTTTCATCAGCCCCTCTGCGAACTCGATGTCCGAGCCGTCGTCCTGTGCGGCCTCTGCGTAGCCCGAGGCAAACGCGCGCCCGGAGTCAGGAACCGGGAGCACGACATCGGATTCGACGCCGGACTCCTCCCAGAGTTTCCGGCCCAGTTCGCGCCGGACCTCGTAGACGAGGTTCTCGTCGATGGTCGAGTCCGGTCGCGCGAAGTAGACGTGCTCGAAGAAGCAGTGGGCCGTGTTCTCGGGCTCGACGAGCTGGTAGGTGTCGTAGCCGGTGCCGTCGGCGTGCAAGACGACGAGTTCGCCGGGCTTGACGTCTCGGATGAGTTCGCCGTCGAGCGTGTCGATGGCGGCCGACTCGGAGGCGAGGACGTAGCCGTCCTCGAGTTCGCCGATGCACAGCGGTCGGTTCCCCTGCGGGTCGCGCACGCCGAGCACCGTCTCGTCGTGCATAATCGTCAGCGAGTACGACCCGTGGATACGGTTCATCGTCCGCTTGACAGCCCGAACCAGATCCTCCTC
The genomic region above belongs to Haloarcula hispanica ATCC 33960 and contains:
- the purF gene encoding amidophosphoribosyltransferase, which translates into the protein MHEKCGVVGISLEDRDAARPLYYSLYALQHRGQESAGIVTHDGFQQYSHVEMGLVGDAFDPGDLESLNGANGIGHVRYPTAGSVNACCAQPFSVSFKSGSLGLSHNGNLVNADEIGDELADLGHAFTSDGDTEVIAHDLARNLLEEDLVRAVKRTMNRIHGSYSLTIMHDETVLGVRDPQGNRPLCIGELEDGYVLASESAAIDTLDGELIRDVKPGELVVLHADGTGYDTYQLVEPENTAHCFFEHVYFARPDSTIDENLVYEVRRELGRKLWEESGVESDVVLPVPDSGRAFASGYAEAAQDDGSDIEFAEGLMKNRYVGRTFIMPTQDERERAVRLKLNPIKSTIEGKSVTIIDDSIVRGTTSTQLIQLLKDAGAEEVHVRIGAPPIVAPCYMGIDMASRDELIAGNQSVDEIRDEIEADSLSYLSIDAIAETLDKSRADLCLGCVTGEYPYDIDGEATDRDVTRPDIGTQSRPADD